One genomic region from Phragmites australis chromosome 1, lpPhrAust1.1, whole genome shotgun sequence encodes:
- the LOC133888267 gene encoding protein EGG APPARATUS-1-like: protein MVNNASVVAAGLSLVGGAIGAYFFWPAAAGVAGAAAAMKAPGAAGFLISRAAFLANPQLYFQILRTAGAAAAAAAFAL, encoded by the coding sequence ATGGTCAACAACGCAAGCGTGGTGGCCGCAGGGCTCAGCCTCGTCGGGGGCGCCATTGGGGCCTACTTCTTCTGGCCCGCGGCGGCTGGGGTGGCCGGGGCGGCCGCCGCCATGAAGGCGCCCGGCGCCGCCGGATTCCTCATCTCCCGTGCGGCGTTCCTGGCAAACCCGCAGCTGTATTTCCAGATCCTTCGCACGGCCGGCGCCGCGGCTGCTGCCGCAGCTTTCGCCCTGTAG